The DNA sequence CcacttgattaattaatagaaaCTAAAAATTCACTTGAGAAAGGCAATATATTAAaatctaggattatgggttcattcaacacttcatctgatACAAGCTTgtcttgttatttatctttcttgggtggttttactaacctagaatccaaagctatggaCAAGTCTTCGTCTAGTTGCttgtacaaatacctaacttaattagttcactatatgtctataagaatcaattaaattaagttcattaagcaagtGTTCTAatgtggctatgtatggcaattggaGTATGTCTACTTGAATCGCGAATCAGAACACCTAAGTGacatgaacatacactattcaaaccttagtccaatctaaaatctctctgtcaagtctcaattagattcacaaatcagttaattgttggcttgacaatcaaaagcattaagaacatattcgaataagcaaaactacacccattcatgataaataaaagagtaactaatattcaaactacatgttaaaatccaccacaattctagaaagataatttagctcataataactaataaaaacaatatccaaagaaatttagccatgaatccaagtcaaagaaaataacaaaagcacaaaagtagagaaagaaactaattattgaagctttgaaatctcaattctctctcaaattctcttattttcttgctttgttcttggctcCAAATCTCCAAAATAGTTGCTTACTGCCCCTTCTCttaaacctttgaaaaaggTCCCTTAAATAGGCTTTAAGTAAcctattttctaaaattccatcaaattttttattttgaaaaatcaccCAGCGTTGCGGCACTAAGCTCTCAGGAAAATGTGTTGTGTTTCCTTTCGCCAACGTTGTAGCCTTGTTCTCCTAGAGCTGTAGCGGTCTATCAAATTTGAACATGATTTTCACCCTGATCTAGTCTGAACTGGGTAGAgtgataaacatgaaagttttagCCTTGtttcttaactttccaatggattaagaatcacatcaattggactCTTGGATTGAAAGATATACTCTAAATACCGCATCATGTTCAATTTATGCATATTGTTGCAGTGCTTTGactcatttggagttctatAAAGAgagatatgattaaaataccaaaatatatacgaatgaagccatcaccatacttgcacggattttcatcaaatcagcctttttcatcaaatttcctacaaaagtAATAAGAGAAACTAGTAATactactcttaaagtaatataaaacaaaataacataaaattaaactaaaataatttaaattaaccatttaacatgcaatcaaacttaaactagaaaaacacctaaaatactaaaatctgaacctaaaatctcaaagatctagctacttaagcccccaaaatatgtcaaaataactctatctaatagagttatcaatccAACAAGGAGCTAACCAAGTACTCCAAGGAGAACGTCAGCAACTCAAGCATAGTGTTCAAACACTTCAAAGGGATTATGACTTAGTCGAAAAAAATGCCATTTGTTTCAAGCATATGCATGGATAAGGAATATAGGTGAGGTGTGCAATGTgaatttttgaagaaacgAGCCTAAGTCAAGCATCTTGCAAGAAAAATCACCAAGGTGATATTTTTGGCAAGAGATATGGTTGATAAGGTGAAAATCCTTAAAGGAAAATGATAACTCTATggtatagagttatttgagcttaattttgatagtaatttagcttagttcttatagtaatgcataaaaattagtaagttttatttaattattttaaattagttagtttaggtgagtcaatctaatcttagttaattttatacttaactaggtgttaatgtggttaagataggttgttattgatttatttgtgcttttgtaggtgtttgatgaaagaagaattttaatgaaagaaatagAGCAATTTTGAAGTGCAGATTACCACTGcacatgttttggtattttggccataactttTTCTACAAAGATCCAAATGAAGCAATTCtaagaccattggaaagataagagaaaaatatacaactttCATATTTACCACTTCACCTAGTTTGGCCCAAAAGTAGTCAAAACTCCTATCAAAGTTGACATATTTTAGCAATTCTAGAGCAATTAcaatttctgttaattaattgggcaaggCTACAACCCACAtagtttgatgaggaaatcccagttggaattgacttctttcttcaacCAATGTGGGCTAACTTTAAAGCCCTaaaaaaacaacctttcagaGGACTTTTAAAATGAGAGAACGAAACACCAGATTGACAGCTGAGAGTCAAGCCAAAAAGTtattgaagctaagaagaatttgaaggattcaaggaggtttggagatcaagaatacaattcttgggtttttctatctttttgttattttcttatttttcttagtttgatttgaatgtttgaactttattcaatgataatgtgtgacttgatgggaaactaaattgttaatctaagattatgattgaactcaatatgtagtctaaattatttatctctcttttgattatgtttgatagatttaagttgtttattttattttgttcttaatgcttctagttgaTTGGCCAcgaattagattgaattggaaacctaggttaaaccttgacaaaggagatttaggtagaccttgaatataatagcatatgatcgaatacacttagttgattaggtgatttgatttgcatataaggtagaccaaaattagagcacaaacttaatgaatctttctacaatataatttgcatagacatatagtaaattaattgggagaggtatttttatgagcaaCTCGACAGacacttgtaaataatttaggactccaggttagcaacttaatccattaaactaagttaagagagagagagacaatattcATATGAAGTATTGatggatatcataatcttaggtttggTAATCACTAGAAGTTAATAATTCTATtgatatattagttttagtttagggtgttaattttagtagttaacaataAGGATTAATACAATTCTTTGTGGGATTGATACTTTACTCATCTCTATGTTATCTTTGCGATACGTGCACTTGCGtgggtagaaaattgaacaacaagtttttggcaccgTTGTCGggtaattgatttttaattctttcttgttaatattaataccaagcattcttaattttaatctagacttttcttttatttaattttttaggtaCTTTTGGTTGTTGTATGCGAAGAGCccgaaatttgaaaattgttccttttgatccaGAATTTGAAAAAACTTTCGAAGACTTCggagtaaaaataaaaaagtttcagCTCTAAGTAAAATAATGGTTGATCAACAAGAGGAAGTGACCAAGCCTTTGAGGGATTATGCAGTTCCACAAGTACAAAATCTCCACTCTAGTATCCAAAGTCCTCCTATTCAAgccaacaattttgaaattaagccaTCAATCATCCAGATGATTTAGACTGCTGTTCAATTTGGTAGTTTGCCTAATGATGATCCGAATTCTCATATTGTAAATTTCCTGAAAATCTGCGATACATTCAAGGCTAATGCTGTTATTGATGATGCCATAAGATTAaggcttttccctttttcatttaGAGATAAAGCAAAGAGTTGGTTAAATTCGCTTCCCGCTGGTTCTATTAATACTTGGGATGATTTGGCTCAAAAAttcttagcaaaattcttCCCACCTGCTAAGTCAGCAAAGATGCGGAATGATATCATTTCTTTCATGCAATTTGATTCTGAATCACTTTATGAGGCTTGGGAGAGGTATAAGGATTTGATAAAAAGATGCCTGCACCATGGATTACCTAAGTGCCTACAAGTTcaaactttttataatggtttgctGGGACCTTTTAGAACTACCATTGATGCTGCTACTGGAGGTGCATTCATGAGTAAATCCATtgatgaggcttatgatttgctTAAAGAGATAGCTtctaataattatcaatggccatCTGAAAGATTAGGTACAAGAAAAATTGCTGAAATTCATGAATTAGATGTGATGAACACTGTTTCTACACAATTGGCTTCTCTCACGAAGAAACTAGATAAACTAAGTGTTAATGTTGTTCAGAACTCCTTTATGACATGTGAATTTTGTGGGAAAGGACATTCTAATGACAATTGTCCCATCTATTTTGAGTCTTGtcaatttgttggaaataGGCAACAAAACAATCCCTATTCCAACACTTATAATCCTGGTTGGAGGAATCATCCTaatttttcatggaataaCAGCAAAGGTTCTTCATCAGTACCTAAGTCAAACTTTCCTCCTGGATTTCCATCTAGAGCCCCTATGCTAGAGAAAAAGCCTTCAATGGAAGATATGTTCACGTAGTTTATGACAAAGACGATGCATTCATAACAAAGACTGATGCATTTATGACAAGGACTGATGCCTccattcaaaatcaagcagCTTCAATTAGAAATCTTGAGAGACAAATGGGCCAGCTTGCCAATGCTTTAAATACTAGACCTCATGGTACCTTACCAAGTGATACTAAACCCAACCCAAGAAGAGAAGGTAAGGAACATTGTATGGCAATCACTTTCCACAATGGAAAAGAGGTACGTAAAGAGGTAAGTAATCGagctttaaattttaagatttcaattcaatctgatgaaaaaaaaattgaaaaaattgctGAAACTGAAATTgtggttgaaaattttgttgaaaattcaaaagaaaaatcataattaaaatttgcTCCCACACCTCCACCACATTTTTCTTAAAgttttcaaaagcaaaaacttgACAAACAATTCTAGAGGTTTCTTGAGGTATTTAAAAAGCTGCACATTAATATTCATTTTGCTGAAGCTTTAGAACAAATGCCAAGTTATCTTAAATTCTTGAAAGATATCTTGaccaaaaagaggaaattggaAGATTTTGAGACAATTGCACTTATTGAGGAATGCAGTGCTATAATCCCgaataagcttccaccaaagcttaaagatctagggagtttttctattccttgcactataggtagttttaaaatttctaaagcttTGTGTGATTTAGGTGCTAGTGTTTCAATAATGCCTTTATCTATTGCTAGAAAACTTGGATTTCAAGAGATACAACCCACTACAGTTACCTTGCAATCAGCAGATAGAACAATCAGGTACCCAGTTGGGATTATAGAGGATGTTTTGCTTAAAGTTGGGCATTTATACATCCAGTGGACTTTATTGTGCTCGagattgaagatgatgttgaaaCTCCTCTTATTTTGGGAAGACCATTCTTAGTTACAACTAGAGCAATTATTGATGTGAAGAATggtaaaataacttttaaagttggaaaagaGGAAGtggtatttaatttgtttaatgcAACTCAAAATCCCTATATAGATAGTTGCTATAAAGTGGATTTCGTTAATGAGGGTAAAGGTAAGCCTAGTCCACCACCTTCAACGGAGCAGGTGCCAATTCTTGAGACAAAACCACCACCACTTTTTAGTTATCTTGATTTTGTGGTTGGACAACAAGTAGTATTTTCTGATTCACAACTTCATCTTTCGCCATGGAATCTTAGACCATATTAAGGGAATAACTTTAAGGTGGTAAAGATTTATCCTTATGATGTTTTTGAGATTTATAGTGGGCTGACCGAAGCAGTCAAGTTCAATAAAGAAAGTATCGAGCCGTATAAAGTAGTGTAAAAGGGGGTGCCATAGTtaagctagtgactataaagaagcGTTTCTTGAGAGGCAACCTAAGCACTCTAacttactttattttatttatttttatttttattattaaattattaacactctttttttatttatgcaggtacatgtaaaaaaatttcaaaaaaaatttcaaaaaaattaaaaaaagggtGGTAAGCCGCGACTTCCCGAACTTAAAATAACGCGAGCCGTGGCTCACTAGGCTCGAAGCTGCAGCtcagttaaaaaaaaaagccatttGGGTCGTGGCCCACTACCCATTAACCTCCATTGGGTTGCCAATATTGGGTAGCCCACTAACCAAACCCAAtcccctttttttatttaggtagCCCACTACCCTATAAACCCCTTTGATTTGGGCTGCCCATTCCCCTAACCCTTGTAATACCCCATATTTTGATACAGTAACTAATAAAGCTgatgggatgcaaattgaggtcaattataatatttaaaagtgatgaaagatgaaaagaatagttgggataaaatattccgcacgtgaggaaataataataaaataataatattttacggagaagaatttgtgaaataaaaggggattcggaagtcaattgaggcgtaataaggtattttgggtaccaaaaagacaagaggaaatttttggaataaaataatcctttattaataaaataatattaaaatattaatatttaaccaaatgtcgaaattagtcatgaagaaggatcctatggttgatccaagtgggggagaaagaatacaaataaatttttggagaTGAGCGACGAAAGTGAAATACGCGGTTTTGCTAAGTCGAGCCAACTcggataagtaaatatttaaatattatggtaatacTGCGTTGAAGTGTAATTCTGATTTTGGGTAGTACACGTACAGAGGAAGgaagatagatgaaaattaaaatttttagatgtaTTAAAAGGAtcgaatttaaaatataaagattgaaGGATTATGTAGTGGAAttaaatggaagaaataaaataaacaaatagtgaaataataatataagtatatatataaaataaaataaattgataaagaaagaccaacatgggcagcCACCgatgtggtcaataaaaagagtaaaaaaactctttattttatttgatggaAGGGGGGCCGACCATGTGGAACAAGATGAAGATTGAAAGAAAGATGAAGGGGCCGGTCAAATTGGAAAAACAAATgggaaataaaatatatataagtaaGTAAATAAGTAAAgtaaagaggaagaaagagagaagtcaATTAGtggaagagaagagaaagaaacaagaagaaggCGTCAGGCATAAAGAGAGCAAAAggagcaaaaagaaaagaagagaaagctgagtggtgaaaaagaaagggagaggAGAAAAAGCTGAGTTGAAGGGGCGATTTTGCTGCCATTTAGGGAGGAAATGAgagctattttttttatcaatttaagGGTGAGAGAAGCAGCTTTAActgctgattttgaaggctgaaaGGTGCAGTTTTGGTGGCTgattttgaaggctgaaaGGTGCGATTTTGGTTGCtaatttttatagttttgGCTGCTGATTTTTGGAGGGAGAATAGAGCAGCTTAGCTGCTAATTTTGAGGAGAAATAGAGTAGTTTGGTTGCTAATTTTGATGTGGATATGGGCAGCTTTAGTTGctgaaaatttttggttgaaagaaacaaaaagttgTTGCTTGCagtgagagggagagagagaggaagaagtTGTGGACAGCTTGTGAacgtaagaaaagaaaaagaaaggcaaGCAAAAAGCTGCAGATTGgtgagagagaagagaaagagaaagagagaaagaaaagaaaagaaaagaaaagaagagaaaagaaaaaatatatatatatgcatataaatGGACATGAcccaacaagaaaagaatgggCATGACCCAATTagaaagaaatgggaagaGCCCATGAAAAAGGGCccaaaaacaacaaaggaagaaaagtccTAAAGAGAAGGAAGGTGGAGACTTGGGCTAACCTAGCCTAATTTGGTAAAATTGTTTTACTCTTCTCCATGGCTTATTATGAAATTGGACTGTTTGGAGGCTAGcccattttatttaattatacatcGGTTATTTGGTGATATGAAGTAAATTTAAGTTGCTTAGAAGGTTGAAATAGGCACTTAATACCATATATAAGTTACCGGTGttaataatctaaagaattacgtgAGCAAAGGATGtaagtaattttagtaaaaatgtattcaGAAGTGAATTAGATGAATGgatttatgatagaatgagaaagagaagtggaATTGATGTACTAAGTATATtgggtttaaattgttgctaggaaagtttgttgTGGAAGCATGCCAAACGAAGTATGTGACTggcaaataggaataattatacgtgtacgaatcaatagcgacgtaGAAATCCTACTATTGTgaagtgagtaaccttatcatcattttaattatctaaagtggtctttttattcgattttgtgaattttatggaaaatgagttaaatggttaatttttaggttttataaacaaaatgtgtttaaatgaaatgatttataaattgtcttgaaaatgaatgatggctttgaaaatagagtaattggaaaccatttgatgtattatgaatttatggttctaattaattgacttatggcaatattggcatgaatggctgaattggtaaatgtgctgaaaatgtttgaattgttgatttgccttgagaggctgtaaaataaaataattgccatgtcatgctatcacaaattttattgtttggtaggtttagcttgctgcagtgggcaggttctgtggaccagcctattagaggggcacggaatccgGTTATATTCGTACCTCGGTCGAAGAGGCgcatagggtatctcctgaggtatagttagagttcacgtcacgccgaaccacctcgtgatgatgaactccgctaacgtcAAGGAACAGCTGtgttttcaaactaaaaatatgtttatgtgtatacgaaatttttaacagccttggcgagCTCGATTTGatgcctctgatcaaggtgtcaccgagtactatttgatggcatgagccaaatgtttatgaaagtcataagccttattgaggaattaaatgaaatacaatcGTTTGcttgggttgggatgaattttcaagttgtgaaatatgtattgtgatgggatattttaattgtctcttattactcggctttagcttatttaaatgatgtttatttactcattgagattttataatctcaccaccctccttttctATCAATTTCAGACttagaatagattgtagatagcTAATATCGTCGAGGACTatagttggacttgcatcctcaaaaactgtaggttcattacttttgatacttttggtcgttcgtgggccctcgtgtcactgtaaattaaattttatactttggttatctgtattacagtatgtatgaatttatttagcttttacgctacaaaaattattttccggtaactctataaatattgttttataagaaaatagaatattttattgaatacttttatcatattcaaatagttatagtttcactttaaatgaatgttttagacatctaaacttatttttgattatgaaatatgtgttttccacttgcatactacatttttagctgatttcgaaatttttgaggaaaaatgaccaaaatgcccttgtgagacaaaaattatttttttattgttttgatttgaaaatagtttataatctctcaaaacatgatattcAACAATTGTCGCTCACAGAagaggtgagaaaactgatactaaagccttgtgaggtttcgatcggcattctgggtgatgaatgtctatcgggacattgcgacggttgtcacagactcgaggagagtaccgggtcgtgacaactccttcccccccccccccttctttttttatatgggCTACCAACAAATGGGTAACCCATTACCTAATAAAacaccttttttcttttcagttatttttattttattttacttatttatttctacattaacctttatttattttctttttgttgtaaaaaaaattcctccTAAAAAGTGAGAATGAGAAGGATGACAATAAGGAGGAGAAGGATTAGAGCTTCTACAAAATTCATCCAATCATTAAGGGAGTattctgtcacgacccaaatttcgggtcatgatcggcgcatgggcccaatgaacgtagtccactaagccaaagaaagcctattaatctgacgtgttcatcattccatcataattgctaagtcatatttcataacttagaatcaaaataatactatacatttgccacctcatactggcataccaaacaagtgtatatacattatttacaacatgtatcttaacaatttacattaggttcgtctatacataacaaaataatactcgacttccagcggatgGACTCGGacaaatgtacagctactgaatgtcgagacacctaccaaaagatggatacaagtctacaaggacacctcgtcctagttatcggttacctcgtgatctgaaaacatgaagttgaaaacagtgagtataaacccagtgagtgaacaaggaagggaacaagcaacaacaaaggagaatttaaaaatcatgatgcacttgtttcaaaacaatgcaatttagttccattcatattaaaaacccctcatcaagcccttaaatgattaatcatttgaaaatcatgaacccatacataacgaaccatttgaagaatgaaagcttcaatattatgcaagcaagtcaaatacgacaatgaatcttcgctgcagcagaaaggcattctcgctgcagctacgttacagcgagaatgaatttttgttgcagtgacgttgggatttagttattagccgaatGAGAGTTTCTCAactagccgagggtttctcactaaacctcctcattttaaacttaactcatttagtcctaactgttggaagtccatgcttagatatggtagcaaataagtgaaaaatagggcagcaattggacaagataggagacaaacagagagttttttgctgcagcgagattgaatctcactgcagcgaaattgtaacccagaaatagaaggtttctcgctgtagtgagattctttttcactgtagcgaaattcagctgatgaaacagagagtttttggctgcagcgagattccttTTCACTAcaacgagaagctacagtgactatttcgctgcagcgagattcattctcactgtagtgagaaccagttctggtgaaggctctcaaacctgagagtttctcgctacagcaaaaatgattttcgctgcagcgagaaacaaagcaccaatgaaaaatttacccttttacctaaagaaaaa is a window from the Theobroma cacao cultivar B97-61/B2 unplaced genomic scaffold, Criollo_cocoa_genome_V2, whole genome shotgun sequence genome containing:
- the LOC108663950 gene encoding uncharacterized protein LOC108663950 → MVDQQEEVTKPLRDYAVPQTAVQFGSLPNDDPNSHIVNFLKICDTFKANAVIDDAIRLRLFPFSFRDKAKSWLNSLPAGSINTWDDLAQKFLAKFFPPAKSAKMRNDIISFMQFDSESLYEAWERYKDLIKRCLHHGLPKCLQVQTFYNGLLGPFRTTIDAATGGAFMSKSIDEAYDLLKEIASNNYQWPSERLGTRKIAEIHELDVMNTVSTQLASLTKKLDKLSVNVVQNSFMTCEFCGKGHSNDNCPIYFESCQFVGNRQQNNPYSNTYNPGWRNHPNFSWNNSKGSSSVPKSNFPPGFPSRAPMLEKKPSMEDMFT